A single genomic interval of Paracoccus contaminans harbors:
- a CDS encoding acyl-CoA dehydrogenase family protein translates to MTGGGPAGGPAPAAHSGPQAAGTALPADLAAWLAASAEGIDRGDIPAAAVLPRLAAAGLTRLAVPSDMGGDGAGPAEAVQAVAAVAHHSLAAAFMLWGHRCYTEFLIRTPNEGLRAAQLPAILAGERAGASALSNVMKHLAGLEPLQVTARTEGDDIVINGKLPWVTNLRKDGFWVAAAADPVGGGPAIIVSLAHDDPGLVRSDDLALMGMRSSDTAAVTLTEVRIPAHRIIAQNAQGWLPGVRPLFIALQCGMTIGLSRRALAEARTCGGAGRAVLGPPIEETARRIDRAEAQMLAGIGSGSFAADTAPLFRLRIELAELAQQAVSLELQAGGGRNFLEGSGRDFARRWREAAFVPLITPSLVQLRSVLAAAGRAA, encoded by the coding sequence ATGACGGGCGGGGGGCCTGCAGGCGGGCCGGCGCCCGCCGCGCATTCCGGGCCGCAGGCCGCTGGCACGGCGCTGCCGGCCGATCTGGCGGCTTGGCTGGCGGCATCGGCCGAGGGGATCGACCGCGGCGACATCCCCGCCGCCGCCGTCCTGCCCCGCCTTGCCGCGGCGGGGCTGACGCGGCTTGCCGTTCCGTCGGACATGGGGGGCGACGGGGCCGGCCCGGCCGAGGCCGTGCAGGCCGTGGCCGCCGTCGCGCATCATTCGCTGGCCGCGGCCTTCATGCTGTGGGGGCACCGCTGCTATACCGAGTTCCTGATCCGCACCCCGAACGAGGGCCTGCGCGCCGCCCAGCTGCCGGCCATCCTGGCGGGCGAACGCGCCGGTGCCTCGGCCCTGTCGAACGTGATGAAGCATCTTGCCGGGCTTGAGCCGTTGCAGGTCACCGCCCGGACCGAAGGGGACGACATTGTCATCAACGGCAAGCTGCCCTGGGTCACCAACTTGCGCAAGGACGGCTTCTGGGTGGCCGCCGCGGCGGATCCCGTCGGGGGCGGCCCGGCGATCATCGTCTCGCTGGCCCATGACGATCCGGGGCTGGTCCGGTCCGATGATCTGGCGCTGATGGGCATGCGGTCATCCGACACCGCCGCCGTGACGCTGACCGAGGTGCGCATCCCCGCGCATCGCATCATCGCGCAGAATGCCCAGGGCTGGCTGCCGGGCGTCCGCCCGTTGTTCATCGCCCTGCAATGCGGCATGACCATCGGCCTGTCCCGCCGGGCCCTGGCCGAGGCCCGCACATGCGGCGGCGCGGGCCGCGCCGTGCTGGGCCCGCCGATCGAGGAAACCGCCCGGCGGATCGACCGGGCCGAGGCGCAGATGCTGGCCGGTATCGGCAGCGGCAGCTTTGCCGCCGATACCGCGCCGCTGTTCCGGCTGCGGATCGAACTGGCCGAGCTTGCCCAGCAGGCCGTCTCGCTTGAACTGCAGGCGGGCGGGGGGCGCAACTTCCTTGAAGGATCAGGGCGCGACTTTGCCCGCCGCTGGCGCGAGGCGGCCTTCGTGCCGCTGATCACCCCCAGCCTGGTGCAGCTGCGCAGCGTGTTGGCCGCGGCCGGCAGGGCCGCATGA
- a CDS encoding carboxymuconolactone decarboxylase family protein has translation MSRLPLRTIEDAPAEAQPRLEAAQKNNGFLPNLVRLLANAPVALETYQTVGEINGRASLTLAEREAVQITAAATHGCGFCVAGHTAVATKKARMDDGVIAALRDGTQVPDARLDAVARFTRAVIAARGAVSEAELAAFRQGGFDDQAALEVVLGVSLATLCNFANNLGQPELNPQLAAYEWKGAAPAAAAQ, from the coding sequence CCGCCTTCCGCTTCGCACCATCGAGGACGCGCCGGCCGAGGCGCAGCCGCGCCTTGAGGCCGCGCAGAAGAACAACGGCTTCTTGCCGAACCTCGTCCGGCTGCTGGCCAATGCGCCGGTTGCGCTGGAAACCTATCAGACGGTGGGTGAAATCAACGGCCGCGCCTCGCTGACCCTGGCGGAACGCGAGGCGGTGCAGATCACCGCGGCCGCCACCCATGGCTGCGGCTTCTGCGTGGCCGGCCATACCGCCGTCGCCACCAAGAAGGCGCGCATGGACGACGGCGTGATTGCCGCGCTGCGGGACGGCACGCAGGTGCCGGACGCGCGGCTGGATGCGGTGGCGCGCTTTACCCGGGCGGTGATCGCGGCGCGCGGGGCGGTCAGCGAGGCGGAACTGGCGGCCTTCCGGCAGGGCGGCTTTGACGATCAGGCGGCGCTCGAGGTGGTGCTGGGCGTCAGCCTGGCGACGCTGTGCAACTTTGCCAACAATCTGGGCCAGCCGGAACTGAACCCCCAGCTTGCGGCCTATGAATGGAAAGGCGCGGCCCCGGCAGCCGCGGCGCAATGA